CTGGCGGTTGGGCTTCTGGGCGACCGAATCGCCGGCGCCGGGCCGCTGGCCACCAGTTGGCCGCTTGGCGAACGCGGTCTGAAACGCGATGAACGCAAGGAAATGCAGACCCTGCTGACCCGGCGCGGCTTTGACACCGGCGGCGTCGACGGCATCCTTGGTTCGCAAAGCATCAGCGCCATCCGGTCCTATCAGCGCGCCGTGGGCGTGGTGCCGGACGGATACCCCTCTGTCGACCTGCTCGCCCGGCTGCGTCAGGGCTGAACCGCCTCCGGGCCGGCCCGCGCTGCGCCCCCGTCGCCGCACCGGGCAGCGCACCAGGCGGCGTCAGCAGGCCCCGATGCCCACCCATTTGCGTCGCTTGCGCCCGAAAATCGCGCGCGACCTAGAAAAGTGGTGCGCTTGCCATTACCCATTCTACGTGCGCAGGTTAAGGTAACATGTCGCAGCAGCGGCACCCCGATGTCATTGCCCGGCCCTGCATTCATCTGCCGCACCCTGGCCCCGAAAAACCCGGTCCCGAAACCGGGATCAACCGCGCAGGAGATCGCAGACCCGATGACCATGGCACCCGCAGACGGCAGCAGCACCCGCCCGCCCCTGCGCGCGCCGGGTGGTCCTGCGGCCGGGGCAGAGGGCGAATGGGGCGACCTGGCCGATCTGGCCGCCTGCCCGCGCTGCGATGCGGTCTATCGCGTGGCCCTGCCCCGACCCGGCGAACGGGCCGTCTGCGGGCGCTGCCACCATGTTCTGATGACGCCGCGCAAAGGCGCGGGCAAGCAGATCATCGGCCTGTCGATTTCGGTGCTGATCCTGATCTCGGCGGCGGCCTGCTTCCCCTTTCTCAGCATTTCGGCGGCAGGGTTGAGCAGTTCGACCTCTGTCCTGGGCGCGGCACTGGCGTTCCGGGGCGACGGCATCCTGGCGCTGCTGTCGCTGGCGCTGGCGGCGCTGATCGTGTTCATCCCGGCACTGCGTGCGGCTTTGACGATCTACGTGCTGGCGCCGATCGTACGTGACCGCCCGGCCGCACCCCATGCCAATCTGGCGTTCCGGCTGTCGGAATCCCTGCGCCCCTGGTCGATGGCCGAGATTTTTGCCATCGGCTGCGCCGTGGCGCTGGTCAAGGTCGCCGGCCTGGCCCATGTCGGCTTTGGGCCCGCATTCTGGATCTTTGCCATCCTCGTGGTGCTGGTGATCCTGCAGGATACGCTGATGTGCCCCTATTCGGTCTGGCGCGCGCTGGATTCCGAGACCGCCGTAGATCGTCCGCCACGACCGAAAGAACGGCGCAAAGATCGCGCTGACCAACTGCGCCGCACACCGGAAACGGAGCAAGGGACATGAGGACCGCGCGTCAGATGGGCCTGGTAGCCTGCCAGCGCTGCACACGCGTCTGGCCCGGCGGCACGGCGCGTTGCGCCCGCTGTGGACATGGGATGCAATCCCGCGACCCCCTGTCCCTGCAAAAGGTCTGGGCGCTGTGGCTGG
The Pseudooceanicola algae genome window above contains:
- a CDS encoding paraquat-inducible protein A, which produces MTMAPADGSSTRPPLRAPGGPAAGAEGEWGDLADLAACPRCDAVYRVALPRPGERAVCGRCHHVLMTPRKGAGKQIIGLSISVLILISAAACFPFLSISAAGLSSSTSVLGAALAFRGDGILALLSLALAALIVFIPALRAALTIYVLAPIVRDRPAAPHANLAFRLSESLRPWSMAEIFAIGCAVALVKVAGLAHVGFGPAFWIFAILVVLVILQDTLMCPYSVWRALDSETAVDRPPRPKERRKDRADQLRRTPETEQGT